A genomic region of Nostoc sp. UHCC 0702 contains the following coding sequences:
- a CDS encoding biopolymer transporter ExbD has product MKVNLHTPIEEVQVQIIPLIDVIFCILTFFILGALQFTRQQAINVDLPKGNTGVGAGANPIVYVDPQGKTYIEQQPVGREELAQRLKLYFQQNPDNIVVLNASQTASYNDVVQVLDLLRQVGGNRVSLGIKPGLPPSPTNLPNQPTAPYFPNNPAGVPTPYTPTIPGINPQGEFNPNLPSDLNQIPLPTTPNQPPTGQGISPVNPGINPVVPNTEAPQAPGKTNPKR; this is encoded by the coding sequence ATGAAAGTTAATTTACATACCCCAATTGAAGAAGTTCAAGTTCAAATCATTCCTTTAATTGATGTTATTTTTTGTATTCTGACGTTTTTCATTTTGGGAGCTTTGCAATTTACCCGACAACAGGCAATTAATGTTGATTTACCCAAAGGTAATACAGGGGTAGGAGCTGGTGCAAATCCCATTGTATATGTTGACCCTCAGGGAAAAACTTACATAGAACAACAGCCTGTAGGGCGGGAAGAGTTGGCACAGAGATTAAAGCTGTATTTTCAACAAAATCCCGATAACATTGTGGTGTTGAACGCCTCGCAAACAGCAAGTTACAACGATGTTGTTCAGGTATTAGATTTGCTGCGGCAAGTGGGAGGTAATCGCGTGTCTTTGGGAATTAAACCTGGGCTACCTCCATCACCCACAAACTTACCTAACCAGCCCACAGCTCCCTATTTTCCAAATAATCCCGCAGGCGTTCCTACACCATATACACCAACAATTCCAGGAATTAATCCACAAGGCGAGTTTAACCCCAACTTGCCTTCAGATCTTAATCAAATTCCCTTACCTACAACACCCAATCAACCACCAACTGGGCAAGGTATTAGCCCTGTCAATCCTGGCATTAATCCTGTAGTTCCCAACACAGAAGCACCTCAAGCTCCTGGAAAAACTAATCCTAAAAGGTGA
- a CDS encoding chromophore lyase CpcT/CpeT yields the protein MSLSPDLIALGKYLAGEFDNQEQALAEPVWYVQLRMWLRPIDLFPEDSITLFAEQANIINLDRPYRQRIMRLKPGSDSLSAIQVQFYMLKDPNALSGAGQNPALLKTLAIEQLDLLPGCILTVTQETLAPNSYKFTGTPVPETRCSFTYLGNSIQVSLGFEATATAFNSYDKGIDPETGRATWGAIMGPYRYIKREQYYLF from the coding sequence ATGAGCTTATCGCCAGATTTAATAGCCCTAGGGAAATACCTAGCTGGTGAATTTGATAATCAAGAACAAGCTTTGGCAGAACCTGTGTGGTATGTCCAATTACGCATGTGGCTTAGACCAATTGATTTGTTCCCAGAAGACAGCATCACCTTGTTCGCCGAACAAGCCAATATTATTAATTTAGACCGCCCATACCGCCAAAGAATTATGCGGTTAAAGCCTGGTTCAGACTCGCTTTCAGCCATACAAGTGCAGTTCTATATGCTCAAAGACCCAAATGCCTTAAGTGGCGCAGGTCAAAATCCTGCTTTACTTAAGACACTGGCAATTGAGCAATTAGATTTACTACCAGGCTGCATCCTCACAGTCACCCAAGAAACATTAGCTCCCAATAGCTATAAGTTTACCGGTACTCCAGTTCCAGAAACTCGTTGTAGCTTTACTTATCTTGGCAATAGCATACAAGTTTCCTTGGGATTTGAAGCCACGGCAACGGCGTTTAATAGCTACGATAAAGGAATTGACCCAGAGACTGGAAGAGCCACTTGGGGAGCAATTATGGGGCCTTATCGCTACATTAAACGAGAACAGTACTATCTATTTTAG
- the hemF gene encoding oxygen-dependent coproporphyrinogen oxidase → MLTNSQTPTVEAVPSKSLPGTDAQARVSRFMKQLQDEITQALAQLDGGGQFHEDSWERPEGGGGRSRVLRDGAIFEQAGVNFSEVWGSHLPASILAQRPEAAGHGFYATGTSLVLHPRNPYVPTVHLNYRYFEAGPVWWFGGGADLTPYYPFAEDAAHFHQTFKQACDQHHPEYYPVFKRWCDEYFYLKHRGETRGVGGLFLDYQDGQGNLYRGPDPNGEAAAYSNKVGAPPPRNWEDLFAFVQDCGRAFLPAYAPIVQRRHGIEYGDRERNFQLYRRGRYVEFNLVYDRGTIFGLQTNGRTESILMSLPPLVRWEYGYQPEPNSKEAELYETFLKPQDWINWAPVHKAES, encoded by the coding sequence ATGTTGACCAACTCGCAAACCCCCACTGTAGAAGCAGTACCATCCAAGTCTTTGCCAGGAACTGATGCTCAAGCCAGGGTCAGTCGATTTATGAAACAGTTGCAAGATGAAATTACCCAAGCTTTAGCACAACTGGATGGTGGGGGACAGTTTCACGAAGATAGTTGGGAACGCCCAGAAGGGGGTGGCGGGCGATCGCGTGTGCTGCGTGATGGTGCAATATTTGAACAAGCAGGTGTAAACTTTTCTGAAGTTTGGGGTTCTCATCTGCCAGCATCAATTTTAGCCCAACGCCCAGAAGCCGCTGGACACGGTTTTTATGCTACAGGCACTTCACTGGTGCTACACCCGCGTAATCCTTATGTGCCCACAGTCCACTTGAATTACCGCTATTTTGAAGCAGGGCCAGTGTGGTGGTTTGGTGGCGGTGCTGATTTGACACCTTATTACCCCTTTGCCGAAGATGCTGCCCATTTTCATCAAACGTTCAAGCAGGCTTGCGACCAACATCACCCAGAGTATTACCCAGTGTTCAAGCGTTGGTGTGATGAATATTTCTACCTCAAGCATCGCGGTGAGACACGCGGTGTTGGTGGTTTGTTCTTAGATTACCAAGATGGTCAAGGTAATTTATATCGTGGCCCCGACCCCAATGGAGAGGCAGCTGCTTATAGTAACAAAGTGGGAGCGCCACCGCCACGCAACTGGGAAGATTTATTTGCTTTTGTGCAAGACTGTGGCAGAGCATTTTTGCCAGCTTATGCGCCAATTGTACAACGGCGGCATGGGATTGAATATGGCGATCGCGAGCGGAATTTTCAACTCTACCGCCGGGGCAGGTATGTAGAATTTAACTTGGTTTATGACCGAGGTACTATTTTTGGTCTGCAAACCAACGGACGCACAGAATCTATTTTGATGTCCTTACCACCCTTAGTGCGCTGGGAATACGGTTATCAGCCAGAACCCAATTCCAAAGAAGCCGAGTTGTACGAAACCTTCCTCAAACCTCAAGATTGGATAAACTGGGCACCAGTTCACAAGGCTGAATCCTGA
- a CDS encoding glycoside hydrolase family 15 protein translates to MKTATELQARLEYYYQQIKTIILARQNPITGLLPASTAITAHGDYTDAWVRDNVYSILGVWGLALAYRKVDEDKGRTYELEHSVTKLMRGLLFAMMRQAHKVERFKHTQSPLDGLHAKYNTSTGDIVVGDNEWGHLQLDATSIFLLMLAEMTASGLQIIYTIDEVNFVQNLVYYIGRAYRTPDYGIWERGNKINHGNAELNASSVGMAKAALEAINGLDLFGVRGSQASVIHVLPDEVARARITLESLLPRESGSKEIDAALLSIISYPAFAVEDLQLRDRTFNDIINKLQGKYGCKRFLRDGHQTVLEDSHRLHYEPWELKQFEHIECEWPLFFTYLVLDGLFRDDKKQVQKYQEFLENLLIKRDNLALLPELYYVPKENIEAEKLSPQSQVRLPNENIPLVWAQSLYFLSQMLSEGLIAVGDIDPLGRHLCVGKNRESMVQIALLAEDEDLQTKLEIHGIETQTPKQVEPIQVRKAGELSAIYTQIGRNDKLGLTGRPVRRLRSLTTSRIFRIHGETIVFLPSFVDSQQFYLTLDYHFLVDQFRSELAYIQKYWSDLGRPTLTFMLTHTMLEIGAEALLELMQELKNGVCNNVQVKLGRLNQLMLTAGIQRIDFLQNADFDQSPVKDAAPRCYYLGYHPEKNWRLGHTQEFQMECETNLSLLLSSLRASENLYEQIELLQTLMRLQGLEFNTGFSGPQYPVTVGDLLDEVYTKAGDLGIWAVVRRAAGLRQMVDIGLSDAVTSILVQGKQISVGKAYSEASLIIVPMSNNEIAEKINHFCREDIRDRVLTQEIIIYLGVLIRSQSELFRGLLTLRVGYLILLITSELAQELHVTQDEAYEYLMELSPFEVKMRLRQVLTGYTGMSNLLRQQESLHVKQKESDIEWVVLPTTIEEIEVPPGGWRRYRQGEGALNRVPKDFFQQVWLLLKHCKGLVIGDKLERRNRLDSELMLSEMTAGEKNFALRVEHLLNKIEASEYRQVNIEALIELTAIAAKNPNLQIEEYIVLDVLIGHAVRLAWLEHHPERGDRYDEDKASAWRSFYNTSPKDCASYILKAFRFLTKFAEASTAQLP, encoded by the coding sequence ATGAAAACAGCCACCGAATTGCAAGCTCGACTAGAATATTACTATCAGCAAATTAAGACTATTATCCTTGCTCGTCAGAATCCCATTACCGGTTTGCTACCTGCAAGTACGGCCATAACTGCCCACGGTGATTATACAGATGCTTGGGTAAGAGACAATGTTTACAGTATTTTAGGAGTTTGGGGTTTAGCACTTGCATATCGTAAGGTTGATGAAGACAAAGGACGCACCTATGAATTAGAACATAGTGTTACTAAGCTGATGCGGGGTTTGCTCTTTGCTATGATGCGACAAGCGCATAAAGTAGAGCGATTTAAACATACTCAGTCACCCCTAGATGGGTTACACGCCAAATACAATACCTCTACAGGCGACATCGTGGTTGGCGATAACGAATGGGGACATTTGCAACTTGATGCTACATCTATATTTTTACTGATGTTGGCAGAAATGACCGCTTCAGGATTGCAAATAATTTATACGATTGATGAAGTAAATTTTGTGCAAAATTTAGTTTATTACATTGGACGAGCTTACCGCACACCAGACTATGGTATTTGGGAACGAGGTAACAAAATTAATCATGGAAATGCTGAGTTAAACGCCAGTTCTGTAGGTATGGCAAAAGCCGCTTTAGAAGCTATCAACGGATTGGATTTATTTGGTGTGCGTGGTAGTCAAGCTTCAGTAATTCATGTGTTGCCAGATGAAGTTGCCCGCGCCAGAATTACATTAGAATCGCTATTACCTAGAGAATCTGGTTCCAAAGAAATTGATGCGGCACTGTTGAGTATTATTAGTTATCCTGCCTTTGCAGTGGAAGATTTGCAATTGCGCGATCGCACTTTTAATGACATTATCAATAAACTCCAAGGTAAATACGGCTGTAAACGTTTCTTACGCGATGGGCATCAAACTGTTTTGGAAGACAGCCATCGTTTACACTACGAACCTTGGGAACTCAAACAATTTGAACATATTGAATGTGAATGGCCTTTATTTTTCACTTATTTAGTTCTTGATGGGTTATTTCGTGACGATAAAAAACAAGTTCAAAAATATCAAGAATTTTTGGAAAATTTACTGATAAAACGTGATAATTTAGCATTGTTACCAGAACTTTATTATGTACCAAAAGAAAATATAGAAGCTGAAAAATTATCCCCCCAAAGTCAAGTTCGCTTACCTAACGAAAATATTCCTTTAGTATGGGCACAGAGTTTATATTTTCTTAGTCAAATGTTGAGCGAAGGATTAATAGCAGTTGGTGATATCGACCCCTTGGGGAGACATTTGTGTGTGGGCAAAAACCGCGAATCAATGGTACAAATCGCCTTGTTAGCCGAAGATGAAGATTTACAGACAAAGTTAGAAATTCACGGCATTGAAACGCAAACACCCAAGCAAGTAGAACCGATTCAAGTCAGAAAAGCCGGGGAACTTTCAGCCATTTATACCCAAATCGGACGTAACGACAAACTTGGTTTAACTGGTCGTCCAGTGCGGCGACTGCGGAGTTTAACAACATCGAGAATTTTTCGCATTCACGGCGAAACAATAGTATTTTTACCATCGTTTGTAGACTCCCAACAGTTTTATTTAACTCTCGATTACCATTTTTTGGTGGATCAATTTAGAAGTGAACTTGCTTACATTCAAAAGTATTGGAGTGATTTAGGCCGCCCTACTTTAACTTTCATGTTGACGCACACCATGTTAGAAATTGGTGCTGAGGCATTACTAGAATTGATGCAAGAACTCAAAAATGGAGTTTGTAACAATGTGCAAGTGAAATTAGGACGGTTAAATCAGTTAATGCTGACAGCTGGGATACAAAGAATTGATTTTCTCCAAAATGCAGATTTTGATCAATCGCCGGTGAAAGATGCTGCACCACGTTGCTATTATCTCGGTTATCATCCTGAAAAAAACTGGCGTTTGGGACATACTCAAGAATTCCAAATGGAGTGCGAAACTAACTTGAGTTTGTTGCTTTCTTCTTTGCGTGCATCAGAAAATCTTTATGAGCAAATTGAGTTATTGCAGACTTTGATGCGTTTGCAGGGACTAGAATTTAATACAGGGTTTAGCGGCCCACAATATCCTGTCACGGTAGGTGATTTACTCGATGAAGTATATACCAAAGCTGGAGATTTAGGTATTTGGGCTGTTGTACGTCGGGCTGCGGGGTTGCGACAAATGGTTGATATCGGCTTGTCGGACGCTGTGACGAGTATTTTGGTACAGGGTAAGCAAATTTCTGTGGGTAAAGCTTACAGTGAAGCGTCGCTGATAATTGTACCCATGTCTAATAATGAAATTGCCGAGAAAATTAATCATTTTTGTCGTGAAGATATACGCGATCGCGTCCTCACTCAAGAGATAATAATCTATCTAGGTGTCCTCATCAGATCCCAAAGCGAACTGTTTCGCGGACTACTCACATTGAGAGTCGGCTATCTCATCCTGTTAATAACCAGTGAATTGGCACAGGAATTGCATGTCACTCAAGATGAAGCATACGAATACTTGATGGAACTTTCACCCTTTGAGGTAAAAATGCGCTTGCGTCAGGTATTGACTGGTTATACAGGTATGAGTAATTTGTTACGCCAGCAGGAATCATTGCACGTCAAGCAAAAAGAAAGTGATATTGAGTGGGTAGTGCTTCCTACAACCATCGAGGAAATTGAAGTTCCACCAGGGGGTTGGCGACGGTATCGCCAAGGTGAAGGCGCGTTAAACCGCGTCCCCAAAGACTTTTTTCAGCAAGTTTGGCTGTTACTAAAACATTGCAAAGGGCTAGTAATTGGTGATAAACTAGAACGCCGCAATCGTTTAGATAGCGAGTTGATGTTATCGGAGATGACAGCCGGTGAAAAGAATTTTGCTTTGCGAGTTGAGCATTTGTTAAATAAAATCGAAGCTTCAGAATATCGCCAAGTTAATATTGAAGCATTAATAGAATTAACTGCGATCGCAGCGAAAAATCCCAATCTGCAAATTGAAGAATATATTGTCTTGGATGTGTTAATCGGTCATGCTGTACGATTGGCATGGTTAGAACACCATCCCGAACGAGGCGATCGCTATGATGAAGATAAGGCTAGCGCGTGGCGATCATTCTACAACACCTCTCCTAAAGATTGTGCCAGTTATATTCTGAAGGCGTTCAGGTTCTTAACAAAATTTGCAGAAGCTAGTACAGCACAATTGCCATAG
- a CDS encoding DUF1232 domain-containing protein yields MKFSVQSLYTWYGNLLRNPKYRWWVIIGTLAYLVSPIDIAPDFIPVVGQIDDVFLVTLLVSEVSGLLIDGWKARKGTVDSQATNDSEGSTSTASTIDVDAVSVK; encoded by the coding sequence ATGAAATTTTCAGTCCAATCGCTTTATACCTGGTATGGCAATTTGCTTCGTAATCCCAAGTATCGTTGGTGGGTTATTATAGGTACGCTTGCTTATTTAGTCAGCCCAATTGATATCGCCCCAGACTTTATACCCGTGGTGGGACAGATTGATGATGTTTTCCTTGTGACATTACTAGTTTCGGAGGTGTCTGGACTACTTATTGATGGTTGGAAAGCTCGTAAGGGTACTGTAGACAGCCAAGCCACCAATGACTCAGAGGGTTCTACCTCCACGGCAAGCACCATTGATGTTGATGCTGTTTCTGTTAAATAG
- a CDS encoding MotA/TolQ/ExbB proton channel family protein, translated as MDIQKLFFDGGPVMYPLLALSILCGSVILERLWFWLRILTQEKQIVDRVLDAAQDNWEIAADIAKQATDQPVGRFLYAPLGLRKSDVETFRLALEATAEDELAGMRRGEKLLEAVIALAPLLGLLGTVVGLQQSLGNLQIGDFGTAATADVPAGIGKALITTATGLIIAIVSLVFYRLFQGFVVNQVKVFRKAGNELELLYRQSPPDFSNTTSIGQETSRQSFNPPRKRGKNQFPNPPAPPNVSDSLDPDTDSP; from the coding sequence GTGGATATTCAAAAGTTGTTTTTCGACGGCGGGCCAGTAATGTACCCCTTGTTGGCTCTGTCAATTTTGTGTGGAAGCGTAATTTTAGAGCGTTTGTGGTTCTGGTTGCGAATATTGACCCAGGAAAAGCAAATAGTCGATCGCGTCCTGGATGCTGCCCAAGATAATTGGGAAATAGCTGCGGATATTGCCAAACAAGCAACGGATCAGCCCGTAGGGCGGTTTCTTTATGCCCCCTTAGGTTTGCGGAAAAGCGATGTCGAAACCTTTAGATTAGCCCTAGAAGCCACGGCGGAAGATGAATTGGCTGGGATGCGGCGCGGTGAGAAACTTTTAGAAGCTGTGATTGCCCTCGCACCACTGCTAGGATTGTTGGGTACGGTTGTGGGTTTACAACAGTCTTTAGGCAATCTTCAGATTGGAGATTTCGGAACCGCAGCTACAGCTGATGTGCCTGCTGGTATTGGCAAAGCCTTAATCACTACTGCAACAGGGTTAATAATAGCGATCGTTAGTTTGGTATTTTACCGTTTATTTCAAGGTTTTGTAGTTAACCAAGTCAAAGTTTTTCGCAAGGCAGGAAATGAGTTGGAATTACTCTACCGTCAATCTCCGCCTGACTTTAGCAATACTACATCAATTGGCCAGGAAACATCGCGGCAAAGCTTTAATCCACCCCGCAAGCGAGGTAAAAACCAGTTTCCCAACCCACCAGCTCCCCCAAATGTATCTGATTCATTAGATCCTGATACCGATTCTCCATGA
- a CDS encoding PAS domain S-box protein, translating to MNIEKFLRRTEILNKRLTDLSQTANILPWIPRDLLPQAFQEIQTNLRNLNLAVDELYQQNEQLIETQSLLASERQHYRDLFESAPEAYLVSNAKGIIFEANLAAARLLNFSKHFMVGKALINFVPLEERQHLRSFLNQLSESDKDRELIVRLQQRDGESFNANLTVAVVRNQQGNIISLRWIMRKIVEAKQAELSLVNNDSDLIQNRYLHKYTKGENITLNPLEILYVCRGLVKLSSFCETGEEVLVGLAKGGMVFGSSLTFQNNYQATALCDVELVSINVGEIAASLTLSYTLLPKIKQRLQQTEAFLVICGRRRVKDRLHHLLQLLKQEVGESMSDGTRLSVRFTHEDIASACCTTRVTITRLMGKLEKQGIISFDSKNYIILKDF from the coding sequence ATGAACATAGAAAAATTTCTCCGACGGACAGAAATATTGAATAAGCGTTTAACAGATTTATCCCAAACTGCTAATATCTTGCCTTGGATTCCGCGAGATCTTCTGCCACAAGCTTTTCAGGAAATCCAGACAAACTTAAGAAATTTGAATTTAGCAGTGGATGAACTGTATCAGCAAAATGAGCAACTAATAGAAACACAATCTTTGTTAGCATCAGAACGCCAACACTATCGGGATTTATTCGAGTCGGCACCAGAGGCATATTTAGTAAGTAATGCTAAAGGGATAATCTTTGAAGCTAATCTTGCCGCTGCTAGGTTACTCAACTTTTCAAAGCATTTTATGGTGGGCAAAGCATTAATTAACTTTGTGCCTTTAGAAGAACGTCAGCATCTTCGCAGCTTCCTGAATCAGCTATCTGAATCTGACAAAGATAGAGAATTAATAGTACGCTTACAGCAACGTGATGGTGAGTCATTCAATGCAAACTTGACAGTGGCAGTTGTCCGCAATCAGCAGGGTAATATAATATCCTTACGGTGGATAATGCGGAAAATTGTTGAGGCTAAGCAAGCAGAATTATCATTAGTCAATAATGACAGCGACCTCATTCAAAATCGCTATTTACATAAATATACTAAAGGAGAAAATATTACCCTCAACCCGCTAGAAATTTTATATGTTTGTCGGGGTTTAGTTAAACTAAGTAGCTTCTGTGAAACGGGCGAAGAAGTGCTTGTAGGATTGGCAAAAGGAGGTATGGTTTTTGGTTCAAGTTTAACTTTTCAAAACAATTACCAAGCAACAGCCCTATGTGATGTCGAGTTAGTGTCAATTAATGTAGGAGAGATAGCAGCTTCTTTAACACTGAGTTATACTCTTTTACCAAAAATCAAGCAGCGTTTACAGCAGACTGAAGCTTTTTTAGTGATTTGTGGAAGGCGACGGGTAAAAGACCGCTTGCACCATCTATTGCAACTTTTGAAACAGGAAGTTGGTGAAAGCATGTCAGATGGAACTCGCTTGAGTGTTCGCTTCACTCATGAAGATATTGCTAGTGCTTGCTGTACTACTAGAGTAACAATTACACGATTGATGGGTAAATTAGAAAAACAAGGGATTATCAGTTTTGATTCCAAAAATTATATTATCTTGAAAGATTTTTAA
- a CDS encoding STAS domain-containing protein, giving the protein MIQIEQTTYTTQDGNTVIVLTPAGRLDITTAWQFRLKLQECISKLSHHVVVNLGQVNFIDSSGLTSLVAGMRDADKVKGSFRICNVHPEAKLVFEVTMMDTVFEIFETEEEALEGVPRSIAS; this is encoded by the coding sequence GTGATTCAGATAGAACAAACAACCTATACAACCCAAGACGGTAATACCGTTATTGTTTTGACACCAGCAGGCCGCTTGGATATCACCACTGCTTGGCAATTTCGCTTGAAATTACAGGAATGTATTTCCAAGCTCAGCCACCATGTGGTTGTGAATCTCGGCCAGGTAAATTTTATTGATAGTTCTGGTCTGACATCTTTGGTTGCTGGTATGCGCGATGCTGATAAAGTCAAAGGCAGTTTCCGCATCTGTAATGTACATCCAGAAGCCAAGCTTGTGTTTGAAGTAACCATGATGGACACGGTATTTGAAATCTTTGAAACAGAGGAGGAAGCTTTAGAAGGTGTACCTCGTAGCATCGCCAGCTAA
- a CDS encoding phage holin family protein, with amino-acid sequence MNEILTLLIVWVVTSISLLIISKLPLGVEVDSPQKAFLSAAVLGIVTAVVRPILRLVLAVPDLLTFNLLSGIFTFMIAVVCFSIAAWLVEGFRLRFGIWSAVLGAFALTLINSLIYRLLGV; translated from the coding sequence ATGAATGAAATTCTAACGCTTTTAATTGTTTGGGTAGTAACGTCTATCAGCTTGTTAATTATTAGCAAGCTGCCTTTGGGAGTTGAAGTTGACAGTCCCCAAAAAGCATTTTTATCTGCGGCAGTTCTAGGTATTGTTACGGCAGTAGTAAGACCCATTTTACGCCTTGTACTTGCCGTACCCGATTTACTCACCTTTAACTTGTTATCCGGCATTTTCACATTTATGATTGCCGTTGTTTGTTTTAGTATTGCTGCTTGGTTGGTAGAAGGCTTTCGCTTGCGCTTCGGTATTTGGAGTGCTGTGCTAGGTGCGTTTGCACTGACTCTCATCAACAGCTTAATCTACAGATTATTAGGGGTATAG
- a CDS encoding photosystem II biogenesis protein Psp29, translating to MNNVRTVSDTKRTFYSLHTRPINTIYRRVVEELMVEMHLLSVNVDFSYNPIYALGVVTSFDRFMQGYEPERDKESIFNALSQAVEQDPQRFRQEAQRLETLAKSLSARDLIAWLSQTNHSVGDADLQAQLQAIANNPNFKYSRLFAIGLFSLLELADPELVKDEKQRTEALKTIAAGLKLSEEKLNKDLELYLSNIDKMAQALIVMADMLSAERKKREQRKQQSSTPVTPPTANE from the coding sequence GTGAATAACGTCCGTACCGTCTCTGATACAAAGCGAACTTTTTATTCCCTTCACACCCGACCGATTAACACAATTTATCGTCGGGTTGTGGAAGAACTGATGGTGGAAATGCATCTGCTGTCGGTAAATGTCGATTTTAGCTACAATCCAATTTATGCCTTGGGCGTCGTCACGTCTTTCGACCGCTTCATGCAAGGCTATGAACCAGAACGAGATAAAGAATCAATTTTTAACGCTTTATCTCAGGCTGTAGAGCAAGATCCGCAACGCTTTCGACAGGAAGCCCAACGACTAGAAACTCTAGCTAAGAGTTTATCAGCTAGGGATTTAATTGCGTGGCTGAGCCAAACTAATCATTCAGTTGGGGATGCTGACTTACAAGCGCAACTGCAAGCGATCGCTAATAATCCTAACTTTAAATACAGTCGCTTGTTTGCAATTGGTTTATTTTCATTGTTAGAGTTGGCAGATCCAGAATTAGTCAAAGACGAAAAGCAACGCACTGAGGCTTTGAAAACTATAGCTGCTGGCTTAAAGCTATCTGAGGAAAAACTCAACAAAGATTTAGAGTTATACCTTTCTAATATAGACAAGATGGCACAAGCACTGATAGTTATGGCAGATATGCTCTCAGCCGAACGTAAAAAACGCGAACAGCGTAAACAACAATCAAGTACGCCAGTTACTCCTCCCACTGCCAACGAATAG